Sequence from the Seonamhaeicola sp. ML3 genome:
CCCAAGTGGTTCCGGAGGCCATACTAGATAAATGACCAATGGTCATTTTAGCTGCTAAACCTTCATTAAATGTTGGAAGAAAATCGCCCACAGGTTGATCTAAACTTTTAATGTAGCCTTCTTCAATAGCTTTGCCCATAAGTCCTGAAACATAACTTTTGGCCATAGAGAAGGAGTTAGACTGTGAATCTTCATTAAAACCATCATAGTAATTCTCGAACCAAATACTATCGTTTTTTATAATAACGTATGCAATGGTGCCATTGGCTTCATTTATAGCTTTTAGGCCTTTAGTTTCTTCAACAGTATTATAATCTTTGTGGTTGGGCCAAGGTTGTGGTGTCCCATTTTCTATGGCTTGACTGTCGAATTTTTTATAATCCTCTAAATACGCTGTAGTATGGCCTGTTAGATAAATGGTTCTAACTGCTTTTAGGAGATAATCGGTATCTGTTATGTAAAGTACCAAAACCAATACCCCAAAAAGAATAGCAATCCATTTTATAATTTTTTTCAAGAATTTCATAGACTAGGTTTTGTGTGGAAACTAAAGATAAGAAAATTCTATACTATTGAAAACACTAAAAAAGAGACATTTGTTTAAACGGACTTTCGTGATTAAGAAGCCATTGTTTTCGGTGTAATCCACCGGCATAGCCAGTTAGGCTGCCGTCTGAACCTATAATTCTGTGGCAGGGTATAACAATCCATATCGGGTTTTTCCCGTTGGCATTTGCCACGGCCCTTATGGCCTTGGAATCTCCCAGCGCTTTTGAAAGTTCTAAATACGAACATGTTTTGCCGTAAGGGATTTGTTCAAGATATTCCCAAACTTTTTTTTGAAAATCGGTTCCTTGAGGATTTAGTTTTAAGCTGAATTGTTTTCGGGAACCGTCAAAATATTCCTTGAGTTGAATCGCACAGTCTTCAAGAACTTCAGGAATTATATCGGTGACTTTTTCTTCGGTATTTAAAATGGATATAGAAGTGATACCATCAACATCGCCAACAATTTTAGCATATCCCAAAGGCGTGTAGATGATACAAGTTTCCATTAGTCCTAGTCTTCAAGAATTCCTAATTTTTTAGCTCTAGCTTCCCAATTTTTACGTGCTTGTACTTGCAGATCCGATACATTATCACTTTCATCCATAATTTCCAGGCCTAGAAGGGTTTCAATAACGTCTTCCATGGTAACAAGACCGCTAACAGAACCATATTCATCAACCACAAGAGCCATGTGATTTCTGCTTTCAACAAGTTTTTCAAACAGCGTAGGTATAGGCAAATTTCTACTTACAACAATAATATCGCGTTTTAAATCTGCTAGTTTTTTTGTTCCTTTTTTCAAAGCCATTTCCTTGAAAATTTCATCTTTAAGTACAAGGCCTGATATATTGTCGGCGTTTTCGGAGTATACAGGGATTCGTGAAAACCGTAAGTTTAGGTTTTTTTTAAAGAACTCTTCTACGGTAGAGGTTTCATTTTCCGTTTTCATGACCGTTCTTGGTGTCATAACGTCTTTTGCCTTCACTTCTTTAAACGTTAGGAGGTTTTTAATAACCTTACTTTCAGATTCTTGAAACACA
This genomic interval carries:
- a CDS encoding methylated-DNA--[protein]-cysteine S-methyltransferase; the protein is METCIIYTPLGYAKIVGDVDGITSISILNTEEKVTDIIPEVLEDCAIQLKEYFDGSRKQFSLKLNPQGTDFQKKVWEYLEQIPYGKTCSYLELSKALGDSKAIRAVANANGKNPIWIVIPCHRIIGSDGSLTGYAGGLHRKQWLLNHESPFKQMSLF